One window from the genome of Burkholderiales bacterium encodes:
- a CDS encoding class I SAM-dependent methyltransferase: MPALPAPSPEAAQHSRRLTQLIREEIRKSGWLSFARYMELALYAPGLGYYAAGAAKFGPGGDFVTAPEISPLFGRSLAHCLADVLAETGGDILELGAGSGRLAEDVLQELARLDCLPRRYLILEPSAELAARQKQRLAALPATLAGRVQWLEELPEKTSGVVFGNEVLDALPVHLLLRRDGIWLERGVTVAGDAFVWKDRPCGSPALIAQAAALDLPENYLVELHPAAVALVASLARRLAAGMLLFIDYGFGRAEYYHPERRTGTLLCHYRHHVHDDPFFWPGLADITAHVEFTAIAEAALGEGLELLGYTSQAAFLLGCGITERLAETPVVDARYLRLAAEVQTLLSPAEMGELVKVIGFARNLHRLPTGFGLRDARHRL; the protein is encoded by the coding sequence ATGCCTGCCCTGCCCGCTCCCTCGCCCGAGGCCGCGCAGCACAGTCGGCGCCTTACGCAGCTCATCCGTGAGGAAATCCGCAAAAGCGGCTGGCTTTCCTTCGCCCGCTACATGGAGCTTGCCCTCTACGCGCCTGGGCTGGGTTACTACGCGGCGGGGGCGGCCAAATTCGGTCCCGGGGGCGATTTCGTCACCGCACCGGAAATCAGCCCCCTTTTTGGCAGGAGTCTCGCCCACTGCCTTGCCGACGTGCTCGCCGAGACCGGCGGCGACATCCTGGAGCTGGGCGCAGGCAGCGGCCGTCTGGCGGAGGATGTGCTGCAGGAGCTGGCCAGGCTTGACTGTCTGCCGCGGCGCTATCTCATCCTGGAGCCTTCAGCCGAGCTCGCTGCCCGCCAGAAGCAGCGGCTCGCCGCCCTGCCCGCCACCCTCGCCGGGCGCGTGCAATGGCTTGAGGAACTGCCCGAGAAGACAAGCGGCGTGGTCTTCGGCAACGAAGTGCTGGATGCGCTGCCGGTCCATCTGCTGCTGCGCCGCGACGGTATCTGGCTGGAAAGGGGGGTGACGGTGGCCGGCGACGCCTTCGTCTGGAAGGATCGCCCCTGTGGGTCGCCCGCCCTCATCGCGCAGGCGGCCGCCCTCGACCTTCCGGAAAACTATCTGGTGGAGCTGCACCCCGCCGCCGTTGCGCTGGTGGCAAGCCTCGCCCGACGCCTTGCCGCCGGCATGCTCCTTTTCATCGACTATGGCTTTGGACGTGCCGAGTATTACCACCCGGAGCGGCGCACAGGTACCCTCCTCTGTCATTACCGCCACCATGTCCATGACGATCCGTTTTTCTGGCCGGGGCTTGCCGACATCACCGCCCATGTGGAATTCACCGCCATCGCAGAAGCCGCCCTGGGCGAGGGGCTGGAACTTTTGGGCTACACCAGCCAGGCCGCCTTCCTGCTTGGCTGCGGCATCACCGAGCGGCTTGCGGAAACCCCGGTCGTGGATGCCCGCTATCTTCGCCTTGCGGCGGAGGTGCAAACCCTCCTGTCACCGGCGGAGATGGGCGAGCTCGTCAAGGTGATCGGCTTTGCCCGCAATCTCCACCGCCTGCCCACCGGCTTCGGCCTGCGCGATGCGCGACACCGTCTCTAA
- a CDS encoding pteridine reductase, producing MPNSESDKVVLITGGAKRVGAAICRMLHAAGCRLMIHYRSSRGEAEALAAELNGRRPDSVGLTQADLLDCAGLPRLVKDTLAKFGRLDVLINNASSFYPTEVGSITEENWTDLMGTNLKAPLFLAQAAADALRHARGAIVNIADIHAERPMKSYVVYSIAKAGLLALTKSLAHELGPYVRVNAIGPGPILWPEDDPTFDETERRRIIAHTLLKREGTPEDIARAVRFLIFDATYTTGHMLTVDGGRSASL from the coding sequence ATGCCCAACTCGGAAAGCGACAAAGTCGTCCTCATCACCGGCGGGGCCAAACGCGTTGGCGCGGCGATCTGCCGCATGCTCCATGCCGCCGGCTGCCGGCTGATGATCCATTACCGTTCCTCGCGCGGCGAGGCGGAGGCGCTGGCCGCGGAACTCAACGGGCGCCGTCCCGACAGTGTGGGGCTTACACAGGCAGACCTCCTGGATTGCGCCGGGTTGCCCCGCCTGGTCAAGGATACGCTGGCGAAATTCGGCCGGTTAGACGTGCTCATCAACAATGCGTCGAGTTTCTATCCCACCGAGGTGGGTTCCATCACCGAGGAGAACTGGACGGATCTCATGGGCACCAACCTCAAGGCGCCCCTGTTCCTCGCCCAGGCGGCGGCGGATGCCCTGCGCCATGCCCGGGGCGCCATCGTCAACATCGCCGACATCCATGCCGAGCGGCCCATGAAGTCCTACGTCGTGTACAGCATCGCCAAGGCCGGGCTGCTCGCCCTCACCAAGTCCCTGGCCCATGAGCTGGGACCCTATGTGCGGGTGAATGCCATCGGCCCGGGGCCGATCTTGTGGCCGGAGGACGACCCCACCTTCGATGAGACCGAGCGCCGCCGCATCATCGCCCATACCCTGCTCAAGCGGGAGGGCACGCCGGAAGACATCGCGCGGGCGGTGCGTTTCCTGATTTTCGATGCCACCTACACCACTGGTCACATGCTGACCGTGGACGGCGGACGGAGTGCCAGCCTGTGA
- a CDS encoding tRNA 2-thiocytidine(32) synthetase TtcA: MTETVIPPRSLVVRAGRAIGDYDMIRDGDRVLVAVSGGKDSLSLLHVLLHLQRKAPVRFHLAAATVDPQSPDFDPSPLKDYVPQLGIPYFYESFPIVEQAKTSMEGDSFCAFCARLRRGLLYGCARREGYNVLALAQHLDDLAETFLMSAFFGGKLRTMQAHYVIDAGDLRVIRPFVYVRERQTAAFARQAGLPVIQENCPACFKHPTERMHMKQLLAGLEKAHPRLFPNLLAAMRPLMGPMQEKLRHMPRREAGARLVVD; this comes from the coding sequence GTGACGGAAACCGTGATCCCGCCACGCAGCCTGGTGGTACGCGCCGGGCGTGCCATCGGCGACTATGACATGATTCGCGACGGTGACCGCGTTCTGGTCGCGGTGTCCGGCGGCAAGGACAGTCTGTCGCTGCTCCACGTGCTGCTCCATCTGCAACGGAAGGCGCCAGTGCGTTTCCATCTGGCCGCCGCCACGGTGGACCCCCAGTCGCCGGACTTCGACCCGAGCCCCCTCAAGGACTACGTGCCGCAACTGGGCATCCCGTATTTCTACGAGTCTTTCCCCATTGTCGAGCAGGCGAAGACCTCGATGGAGGGCGATTCCTTCTGCGCCTTCTGCGCCCGGCTGCGCCGCGGGCTTCTCTATGGCTGCGCGCGCCGCGAGGGATACAACGTGCTGGCGCTGGCCCAGCATCTGGATGATCTGGCGGAGACCTTCCTCATGTCGGCTTTCTTCGGCGGCAAGCTGCGTACCATGCAAGCCCACTACGTGATCGACGCCGGTGATCTGCGGGTCATCCGCCCCTTTGTCTATGTGCGGGAGCGGCAGACCGCCGCCTTTGCCAGGCAAGCCGGTCTGCCGGTGATCCAGGAGAACTGCCCGGCGTGTTTCAAGCATCCCACCGAACGCATGCACATGAAACAGTTACTCGCCGGGCTGGAGAAGGCGCATCCGCGACTGTTCCCCAACCTGCTTGCCGCCATGCGGCCCCTGATGGGCCCGATGCAGGAAAAACTCCGCCACATGCCCCGCCGCGAGGCGGGCGCGCGGCTGGTGGTAGATTGA
- the metE gene encoding 5-methyltetrahydropteroyltriglutamate--homocysteine S-methyltransferase — translation MTPTIRTHILGYPRMGAQRELKFALEAFWRGEARADELEAVARGLRATHWAHQMEAGLDFLTVGDFSLYDHVLDHIQLFGCEPARFRFSPTDTALARYFAMARGSQQAGCCGANGAALEMTKWFDTNYHYLVPEFLPDTTFRLASRRLFDEVAEARALGRPLKAVLLGPLTFLWLGKEKAAGFSRLDLLPRLLPVYGEVLAQLSALGVKWVQMDEPVLGLELPEAWRRAFEPAYAALTGSGVNLLIATYFSPLAENARLACQLPVAGLHLDLVSAGTDLVPVLDWLPAHKVLSLGIIDGRNVWRTDLDAASARLLPALRQRAEVWLAPSCSLLHVPLTLAGETGLDGELKSWLAFAREKLDELAQLANAARGKAVDWTAMRRALESRRISPRVHRPQVAERIAALGQEPGFRATPYGKRRAAQRARHPLPVLPTTTIGSFPQTREIRQARAALARGELDAGTYRGMMEREIARALRLQTALGLDVLVHGEPERNDMVEYFAEHLEGFAVTRNGWVQSYGSRCVKPPILYGDIHRPHAITVSWTRLAQGLTDKPVKGMLTGPVTLFKWSFVRTDLPLATVLLQLALAIRDEVRDLEEAGIDIIQIDEPALREGLPLRGPAQSGYLQAAARAFRLAAAQTRDSTQIHTHMCYAEFGDILPTLVELDADVLTIEASRSAMDSLAGFARIGYPNELGPGVFDVHSPQVPSTAAMAQLIEEAVAVFPAQRLWVNPDCGLKTRNWEEVEVALANMVAAAAQVRRRLGA, via the coding sequence ATGACACCAACCATCCGCACCCACATCCTGGGCTACCCACGCATGGGGGCGCAACGGGAACTCAAATTCGCCCTGGAAGCTTTCTGGCGGGGGGAAGCCCGCGCCGATGAACTGGAGGCGGTGGCCCGGGGGCTGCGCGCCACCCACTGGGCCCACCAGATGGAGGCCGGTCTCGATTTCCTCACCGTGGGCGATTTCTCCCTCTACGACCATGTCCTCGACCACATCCAGCTTTTCGGCTGCGAGCCGGCCCGCTTCCGCTTTTCCCCCACGGACACGGCGCTTGCCCGCTATTTCGCCATGGCAAGGGGGAGTCAACAGGCCGGCTGCTGTGGGGCAAACGGGGCGGCACTGGAAATGACCAAGTGGTTCGACACCAATTACCACTACCTGGTCCCGGAGTTTCTGCCGGACACCACTTTCCGCCTCGCCTCGCGACGGCTCTTCGATGAGGTGGCCGAAGCACGCGCCCTCGGGCGGCCGCTGAAAGCCGTGCTGCTGGGTCCGCTGACTTTCCTCTGGCTGGGCAAGGAAAAGGCCGCGGGCTTTTCCCGGCTCGACCTGCTGCCCCGCCTGCTGCCGGTCTATGGCGAAGTGCTGGCACAGCTTTCCGCCCTGGGGGTGAAGTGGGTGCAGATGGACGAGCCGGTGCTGGGCCTGGAACTGCCGGAAGCCTGGCGCAGGGCTTTCGAACCCGCCTATGCGGCGCTCACCGGCAGTGGGGTGAACCTGCTCATCGCGACCTATTTTTCGCCCCTTGCGGAAAATGCGCGCCTGGCCTGTCAGCTCCCCGTGGCGGGGCTGCACCTCGACCTCGTGAGCGCAGGCACCGATCTTGTTCCCGTGCTCGACTGGCTACCGGCGCACAAGGTACTCTCGCTGGGCATCATCGACGGGCGCAATGTCTGGCGCACCGATCTCGATGCAGCAAGCGCGCGCCTGCTGCCGGCGCTGCGACAGAGAGCGGAGGTGTGGCTGGCCCCCTCCTGCTCGCTCCTGCACGTGCCGCTGACGCTCGCCGGCGAAACGGGCCTCGATGGGGAGCTCAAAAGCTGGCTCGCCTTTGCCCGGGAAAAGCTCGACGAGTTGGCGCAACTTGCAAACGCGGCGCGGGGCAAAGCGGTGGACTGGACCGCGATGCGCCGCGCCCTGGAATCCCGCCGCATAAGCCCCCGTGTCCACCGGCCGCAGGTGGCGGAAAGGATCGCCGCCCTCGGGCAGGAGCCGGGTTTCCGCGCCACACCCTATGGCAAGCGGCGCGCCGCCCAGCGGGCCCGCCATCCCCTGCCTGTGCTGCCCACCACCACCATCGGCTCCTTCCCCCAGACACGGGAAATCCGCCAGGCCCGCGCCGCCCTGGCCCGCGGCGAGCTCGATGCCGGCACCTACCGCGGCATGATGGAAAGGGAGATCGCCCGTGCCCTGCGGCTGCAGACAGCACTGGGACTCGATGTGCTGGTGCACGGCGAGCCGGAACGCAACGACATGGTGGAATACTTCGCCGAACATCTGGAAGGCTTCGCCGTCACCCGCAACGGCTGGGTGCAGTCCTATGGTTCCCGCTGTGTCAAGCCCCCCATCCTCTATGGGGACATCCACCGGCCCCACGCCATCACCGTGTCCTGGACACGCCTCGCCCAGGGGCTCACGGACAAGCCGGTGAAGGGCATGCTCACCGGGCCAGTGACGCTGTTCAAGTGGTCCTTCGTGCGCACCGACCTGCCTCTGGCGACGGTCCTGCTGCAGCTTGCCCTGGCCATCCGGGACGAGGTGCGGGATCTGGAAGAGGCCGGCATCGACATCATCCAGATTGACGAGCCGGCGCTGCGGGAGGGGCTGCCCTTGCGGGGTCCGGCGCAGTCCGGCTATCTCCAGGCCGCCGCCCGCGCCTTCCGTCTCGCTGCGGCGCAGACGCGGGACAGCACCCAGATTCACACCCACATGTGTTACGCCGAATTCGGCGACATCCTGCCCACCCTGGTGGAGCTGGATGCGGACGTGCTCACCATCGAGGCCAGCCGCTCGGCCATGGATTCCCTCGCCGGCTTCGCCCGCATCGGTTACCCCAACGAGTTGGGTCCCGGGGTCTTCGACGTCCATTCCCCGCAGGTGCCCAGCACCGCGGCCATGGCGCAGCTCATCGAAGAAGCGGTGGCGGTCTTTCCGGCGCAACGCCTGTGGGTCAACCCCGATTGCGGCCTGAAGACACGGAATTGGGAGGAAGTGGAGGTCGCCCTCGCCAACATGGTGGCGGCGGCCGCCCAGGTGCGCCGGCGGCTTGGCGCCTGA
- a CDS encoding LysR family transcriptional regulator, with product MIELRHLKTLLTVAETGSISAAASRLHLTQSALSHQIAALEDVLGLALFERGQRPLRLTAAGTRLLAVARRVVPEVENVRQELLRLAKGGVRRELRIAVECHTCYDWLMPAMDAHRERHPEVEQDLVPGFHADPLGLLAARTADLVIVSEARPRRGVAYFPLFRYEMVALLARGHRLLERPYLRPRDFAGETLITYPVPDRMLDVVRRVLQPAGVNPPRRTAELTVAILQLVASRRGIAVLPRWAVQGYLERGYVVDRPVGPRGLWARLYAAVRSAEKSQHADFAALLIDCARQHLKGVGG from the coding sequence ATGATTGAGCTTCGCCACCTGAAGACCCTGCTCACCGTGGCGGAGACCGGCAGCATCAGCGCCGCCGCCAGCCGTCTCCATCTCACCCAGTCGGCGCTGTCGCACCAGATTGCGGCGCTGGAGGATGTCCTCGGCCTTGCCCTTTTCGAGCGCGGCCAGCGGCCCCTGCGGCTGACCGCTGCCGGGACCAGGTTGCTCGCGGTGGCGCGGCGGGTGGTGCCGGAGGTGGAAAACGTCCGTCAGGAGCTGCTGCGGCTGGCCAAGGGGGGTGTGCGCCGCGAGCTGCGCATCGCCGTGGAGTGCCATACCTGTTATGACTGGCTGATGCCGGCCATGGATGCCCATCGGGAGCGCCATCCGGAAGTGGAGCAGGACCTGGTCCCGGGCTTCCATGCCGATCCGCTGGGGCTGCTTGCCGCGCGCACGGCGGATCTGGTCATCGTCTCCGAGGCGCGGCCGCGGCGCGGGGTGGCCTACTTTCCCCTCTTCCGCTACGAAATGGTGGCGCTCCTTGCCCGCGGCCACAGGCTTTTGGAGCGGCCCTATCTGCGGCCGCGGGATTTCGCCGGCGAGACCCTCATCACCTATCCCGTTCCCGACCGCATGCTCGATGTGGTGCGGCGGGTGCTTCAGCCCGCCGGCGTCAATCCGCCGCGGCGCACGGCGGAGCTCACCGTGGCCATCCTCCAGCTCGTCGCTTCCAGAAGGGGGATCGCGGTGCTGCCCCGCTGGGCAGTGCAGGGCTATCTGGAACGGGGCTATGTGGTGGACAGACCGGTCGGGCCGCGGGGGTTGTGGGCGCGCCTCTATGCCGCGGTGCGCAGCGCGGAAAAGAGCCAGCACGCCGATTTCGCCGCCCTCCTCATCGACTGCGCCCGGCAGCACCTCAAGGGGGTGGGCGGGTAG